The following coding sequences are from one Capsicum annuum cultivar UCD-10X-F1 chromosome 3, UCD10Xv1.1, whole genome shotgun sequence window:
- the LOC107863814 gene encoding beta-carotene isomerase D27, chloroplastic isoform X2, translated as MEANLVLYYRGFSTGVSMRNTKIMNSYNKLPYCYPASSSICCVLTKPPPTNHNHHSNFHVYKDNWFDHLAINHLSQSIQATTGLRNKKSGYESFVEAARVVYVNYNSTHDQVKMLLPQSKWAREYCAMFTTVFFAWLVGSCEVKASEFNGRKENNVVHIKKCRFLEETNCVGMCTNLCKMPSQLFIKDTLGMPVNMVPNFDDMSCEMIFGQDPPPPNTDPAFMQPCYKLCKLNNKHKMDCNSQRKKKDHLDIS; from the exons atgGAGGCAAATCTTGTTCTATACTATAGGGGCTTTTCAACAGGAGTATCCATGAGAAACACAAAGATCATGAATAGTTATAATAAATTACCATATTGTTATCCAGCATCATCCTCCATATGTTGTGTGTTAACAAAGCCACCTCCAACTAATCACAATCATCATAGTAATTTTCATGTTTATAAAGATAATTGGTTCGATCATCTAGCCATTAACCATCTCTCTCAAAGTATACAAGCTACCACAG GATTAAGAAACAAGAAGAGTGGCTATGAAAGCTTTGTGGAGGCTGCAAGAGTGGTGTATGTGAACTATAACTCCACACATGATCAA GTGAAGATGCTACTACCACAATCTAAGTGGGCGAGAGAGTATTGCGCTATGTTCACCACAGTCTTCTTCGCTTGGCTAGTGGGATCTTGTGAG GTAAAAGCGTCAGAGTTTAACGGGAGAAAAGAGAACAATGTGGTCCACATCAAAAAATGCAG GTTTTTGGAGGAAACGAATTGCGTGGGAATGTGCACTAATCTCTGCAAGATGCCTTCTCAATTATTTATCAAGGATACATTAGGAATGCCAGTGAACATGGTGCCAA ACTTTGATGATATGAGCTGTGAAATGATATTTGGGCAGGATCCTCCTCCACCAAATACAGATCCAGCATTCATGCAGCCTTGCTACAAACTAT GTAAATTAAACAATAAACACAAAATGGATTGCAACAGCCAAAGGAAGAAGAAAGATCATCTGGATATTTCATAA
- the LOC107863814 gene encoding beta-carotene isomerase D27, chloroplastic isoform X1, with translation MEANLVLYYRGFSTGVSMRNTKIMNSYNKLPYCYPASSSICCVLTKPPPTNHNHHSNFHVYKDNWFDHLAINHLSQSIQATTGLRNKKSGYESFVEAARVVYVNYNSTHDQVNLVIESLQRAFPKPILSLVKMLLPQSKWAREYCAMFTTVFFAWLVGSCEVKASEFNGRKENNVVHIKKCRFLEETNCVGMCTNLCKMPSQLFIKDTLGMPVNMVPNFDDMSCEMIFGQDPPPPNTDPAFMQPCYKLCKLNNKHKMDCNSQRKKKDHLDIS, from the exons atgGAGGCAAATCTTGTTCTATACTATAGGGGCTTTTCAACAGGAGTATCCATGAGAAACACAAAGATCATGAATAGTTATAATAAATTACCATATTGTTATCCAGCATCATCCTCCATATGTTGTGTGTTAACAAAGCCACCTCCAACTAATCACAATCATCATAGTAATTTTCATGTTTATAAAGATAATTGGTTCGATCATCTAGCCATTAACCATCTCTCTCAAAGTATACAAGCTACCACAG GATTAAGAAACAAGAAGAGTGGCTATGAAAGCTTTGTGGAGGCTGCAAGAGTGGTGTATGTGAACTATAACTCCACACATGATCAAGTAAATCTTGTTATTGAATCTCTTCAAAGGGCATTCCCTAAGCCTATTCTTTCTCTG GTGAAGATGCTACTACCACAATCTAAGTGGGCGAGAGAGTATTGCGCTATGTTCACCACAGTCTTCTTCGCTTGGCTAGTGGGATCTTGTGAG GTAAAAGCGTCAGAGTTTAACGGGAGAAAAGAGAACAATGTGGTCCACATCAAAAAATGCAG GTTTTTGGAGGAAACGAATTGCGTGGGAATGTGCACTAATCTCTGCAAGATGCCTTCTCAATTATTTATCAAGGATACATTAGGAATGCCAGTGAACATGGTGCCAA ACTTTGATGATATGAGCTGTGAAATGATATTTGGGCAGGATCCTCCTCCACCAAATACAGATCCAGCATTCATGCAGCCTTGCTACAAACTAT GTAAATTAAACAATAAACACAAAATGGATTGCAACAGCCAAAGGAAGAAGAAAGATCATCTGGATATTTCATAA